ATCACAATAGGCCTTATGTGGCCATTCGCTCCAGATATGAACATTCTGTTCCAGCAGCTGCCGGATATTAGTCCCACCCGAGAGCATCCACAACATTTCCTTAAAGGCTGTTTTCCAATACACCCGCTTAGTGGTGAAGGCCGGAAAACCCTGCGCCAGATCAAAACGCATCTGTTGACCAAATAGGGCACGCGTACCTACACCGGTACGGTCAACCCGTTCACTCCCTTCATCCAGCAATCGTTGTAACAGATCCAGGTATTGTTGTTCCGGGTGCTGATTCATACTGAGGCACGACCTCTTTTTGAATAGGCGAGAGCCAATAAAAAGAGACCAAACAAAATCATTGGTGCCGACAGGATATGCCCCATGGTTACCCAGTCAAACCAGATAAAGCCCATGTGTGCATCCGGCTCACGCACCAGCTCGACCATAAAACGGAACAAGCCATAAAACAACATAAACATCCCGGACACCGCCATCCTCGGACGTGGCTTCATTGAGAATATCCACAGGATCAAGAACAACACAAACCCCTCCAGCAACATCTCATACAACATGGAAGGATGTCGTGGCTGCGCATCCACATAGGGGAAGACCATACCCCAGGGCAAATCGGTAGGGCGACCCCAAAGCTCACCATTAATAAAATTGCCCATACGACCAGCACCCAGACCAATCGGCACCCAGGGCGCAATCACATCGGTCACGGTATAAAAACTGCGTCCGGTATGACGACCATACAACCACATGGCAATAAATACCCCCAACATACCACCATGAAAAGACATACCACCTTGCCATATCTTCAGTAATATCAGTGGATTATCAAGGAAACTATCAAAGCCATAGAACAAGACATAACCAATACGGCCACCGAGAATCACACCCAACGCACCATAAAACAGCACATCACCGATCTCCTCTGCCTTCCATCCAGAACCCGGTTTTGCTGCACGCAACCGACCCAGCCACCATGCGCCCAAAAAACCGGTCAGGTACATCAAGCCATACCAATGGATCTTCAGGGGACCTAGGCTCAGTGCCACTGGATCAATATCAGGATACGTCAACATCGTTTTTACAGCCTATATTAAGGAATATATGGTTTATTATACTATTATCATCACCACAGATGTCATTCCCGCGCAGGCGGGAATCCAGGGGTACGCAAAGTCCTGAATGGTGCGCAGTGCGCACCCTACCTATTTATGGGCGACAATCATTTCCGGGATTTTATTTAACGCCAGCTCATAATCAACAGCACCCCGCTTGACAGCCTCCTGCGGCATACCATAGACCACACAGGTCGCTTCATTCTGCGCAATGGTTTTAGCACCGACATCATGCATTTCCTTAAGTCCTCTTGCCCCATCATCGCCCATACCTGTCATGATAATACCCAGGGCATTAGCTCCTGCATACTTCGAGACCGAACGAAACAGAACATCAACGGAAGGCTTATGACGACTGACCAAAGGCCCATCCTTGACCTGTACCGTGGCACCAAACTGGGTGGCTTGTAACATCATATGTTTACCCCCGGGAGCAATCAGTACCCTACCGGGAAGCAAGGGGTCGTTATCCTCTGCCTCCTTAACCTCAACCTTGCATAATTCATTCAAGCGATTGGCAAAGGTATTGGTGAATTTTTCCGGCATATGTTGCACAACAAGAATGGGCAAGGTGTTAGCGGGTAGTGCCGTTAATACCAGTTCAAGCGCCTGGGTTCCACCTGTAGAGGCACCGATAGCAATCATGGGCCCTGTTTTTTGAGCATTACGGCTAGCTGATTTACTCAGCATGACATCGGCAGTCAATTTTGTAGACACCTTGAGAACCGGTGCAATCTTCTTTGCCTTGATACCCGACATATTGGCCTTTGCTGCAACACGAATAGCAGAGACCAATTCCTGTGATGCCTCAGGGAGTTTTGTTTTCAGGTTTGCTTTGGGCTTTGCCACAACATCAATAGCCCCGATACTCAATGCCTGCAAAGAGGTCTTCGATCCTTCTTCAGTCAGTGTTGAACACATAACAACCGGCGTAGGTCGTTCTGCCATAATCTTCTTGAGGAAGGTAATGCCATCCATGCGCGGCATCTCTACATCAAGAATAATGACATCAGGCCAGTTCTTTTCCATCTTTGGCTGGGCAAAGATGGGGTCCTGAGCAGATCCTATGACCTCAATGCCCGCAACATTTTCGAGTAACTCCGTAAGCACCTTTCTTACTACCGCAGAGTCATCAACAATAAATACTTGTATACCCATTCATTACCTCTTATCAGTGATAGTGCGTAACACGCACCCTACCCGCTGATTTAAACTTACTTATTCGTTTCAATAAATTTCTGCAATGGCTCATGTTTAACCCAGACATCGCCAGTTCCCACATCAAAGGCAATGCGCCTATGCCCCGTCTCTCCAACATGAGCAACGAGCAAGGATATGCTTCTTTCAGACAGGTGATTCATAGCTGCCTCGGCATTTCTTGTACCAATCAATTCATCATCTTTCAACCTTGAATTCGTCAACATATTGCTACCGCCAAAGATCTTGGCCTGATAGTCGGTCAGATGGGTGCCACGTCGAATGGCCTCTCGCTCAAACAGTGCCATTGCCGCATCGGAATAACGCCCATTAAGTTTGGAGTCTTCCCTGCTTACCCCGACAAGATTTCTTCTTCCCGGCAAAACAAAGTGGCACATCCCACCAATCTGAAGCACGGGATGCCAGAGTGTAATAGCAATACACGAACCGAGTATTGTATGTATCTGGCAATCACCATCTCCGAAAAAAAAACCACCGGGATTAATAAATCGGCTAACACCCTCTTTGCTAATTTCTTTTTCCTTGATTGGAGTGATAAATCTCACTACAATCAAGCACTTCGAATTTTTCGATAGACGGTTGGAATAACAGTCTCCAGACCATCATGAATACCCTTGAGTGATTCTGAATGCCCAATAAATAAATAACCATCCGGATGCATTTTTTCTACCAGTTGTTTAATAATCAATCGTTTGGTGTCCATATCAAAATAAATCAGGACATTACGCAGAAAGATAATATCAAAGATACCGACATCCCCCAATGGTCTTTTCAAGTTAACTGCGGAAAAGCTAACCCTTTGCCTTAATTTTTTATCAATAAGTAAGGTACCTTCCTGTTCACCCATACCTTTAAGACAGTAAGTGCGTAAATATTCCTTAGGAATCCCATCAATACGATTTTGCAGATAGTGCCCTTGCTGTGCCTTTTCCAGCACCCTACTGCTAATATCCGAGCCAAATATCTCCCATGGACGCCTCCCCAGACGGTCATCCAACAACATCGCGATACTATAAGCCTCTTCCCCTGTCGATGAGGCCGCACTCCATACCCTGAAGGTCTTCCTCCCCTGCCAGTTAGCCAGCACCTCTTTTTCCAGAAACTCAAAGTGCTTCGGTTCCCTGAAAAAATAGGTCTCATTGGTGGTCAGAAGATCTATCGCAGTCTGTCTCTCTCCACCTTCTGGAGAGGCTATGACCAGATCAAAATATTCCTGAAAGGTAGTCAGAGAATGGTGACGCAACCTTTTACTTAAACGAGAAGTAACCAGTGTTTTTTTCTCATCACTCAGATTAATCCCGGCATGATCATAGATAAACGTCCTGAATGAATTAAACTCACTATCTGTAATTTTAAATTGAAGCATTAGTTCCCCAGAACACCCACTTTTAACTCGGCAAACCAGTTAATAAAACGTTCCACATTGGCGCCACGATAAATAGCCCCATGCTGTGGACATAACATATCGATGCGCTTATCCGAAACTCTCTGACACCAGTCATTCTTCGCCTTATTTGAACCCATCCAGCGTTTATGGAATAACTCCGCATGTTTTATATGTTCATCAAAATCGACCACATATAGATCATCCATGGTGGGCGGCAACAAGGCGGCACCTATATCACCCGAAAACAACATCTTTGCTCCAGGATCATACAGATGAAAATTACCGGATGAATGAAGATAATGCGCGGGTACAAATTCCAGATGTCCCTTACCAAACGAGATATCCTTACCACCAGGGTCGGTCAAGAGCATTTCATCGCCATTCATTACCAGGTATTCATTGGTATCAATAAGATAATTTTGACGTTCCGGATCCCTGGCAATCACAGCCCAGCGATGATCACCTTCTTCAAAGATATAATGTAATTTTTTCATTATATGACTCCTTTATCCCGGTATTACGCAACTATTTTTTGAACATTAGATATGCGTTGTTCGACAATAACCATCGCCTGTTCCATCTCACCAATAATAGAATCAAGGGTACCTTTCGCATCACCTCCCACCCGGGACTCAACGCGCGCCAACACCACCAGATTCATCCCCAGTCTTGTCATTAAACGCAACTGTCGAGCCGCTGATGCCAGACGTGTACGAGAACGTTCAATGATATCTCGATGCTGCATAAAGCGATCAACACCTGAAAATGAATAATCAATACGAGAGAGCCGGCAGGTCTGTTCAATCAATCTGAGGTTGCGTTGCAATTTCAAGTTAAGCGCGACTTCAGAGACCGTCGTTGACATCATCCCTTTCATGGACTCCATCATACTGGTGAGTCGTTTACTGAAATCGCGTAACTGTGAACTAACCATCAGGAAACCGGCATCCATACCAGCAACATTTCTGGAGAATAACATCGCATTCATTGATACAACGTAGACCCTGCGAGAATTATCAACAATACCCTTAATCAGTATGTAGATCTCCGTTACATCCTGTATGCTCAAATCAGATTTAGACATAAACGGCCCTCATTTTCTACCTCACTTTAACACATAAGCAAGCAATCAAAAACGCTCAAACTTCGACTCATCGACCTCAGCCCCGTCAACAGCCGGTTGGGATGATCCTGATGAAGCAACAGGGCCAGGTGCTCGTCTTGCCTCGTCATCCATTAGCAGATGAAAGAATCCCACTACCCTCTGTAGATTGGCGGACTGTGCCTGCATTTCCTCAGCAGTCGCAGCAAGTTCTTCAGAACTGGCAGCATTTTGCTGAGTGACCTTATCCAGTTGTTGCATGGCGCTAGTGATTTGACCCACACCACAGGACTGCTCTTCAGAGGCCGCCGCTATCTCCTGCACCAATTCCGCAGTGCGGGTAATATCGGGAACCATCTTCTCGAGTAAGCCACCGGCTTTTTCAGCAATCTTGGTACTGTTATCGGTCAGCGAACTGATTTCAGCGGCGGCAACCTGACTACGTTCAGCCAGCTTTCTAACCTCAGCAGCAACCACGGCAAAACCCTTGCCCTGTTCACCCGCTCGTGCTGCCTCAATAGCTGCATTAAGGGCTAACATATTGGTCTGATAGGCGATATCTTCAATAACACCAATTCTATCCGCAATCAAAGCCATTACGGTAACGGTTTCTTCAACCGCTTCACCACCCTCAACAGCCGCTTTTGCCGACTCACTGGCGATCTTGTCCGTAATTTGAGCGTTCTCACTATTCTGGCTAACCGATGCGCCCATTTGTTCTATTGATGCACTGGTCTGTTCAACACTGGCCGCTTGCTCACTAGCGGCACCACTCAATGAACCCGCGGTATCACTGACCTGGGATGCAGCAGAGGATATTTGACTCGAGTTATCCTGAATCTGCCGGACCACTTCAATCAGTTTTTGCTGCATATTCAGCATTGCCCTATCCAGCTTACCAAATTCATCATTAGAACCAACAGTAATCGGAGTTTGTAAATCCCCATTAGCAATATTAGCTAGCGTCACCTGGGCAGCATCAAGCCGGACATTTACATTTTTACGGAAACTAAAGAATATGGTAATACAAATTAATGACAGCGAGGCAACAAAGATAGCAACAATGGTCCAGCTTATATTAGCGCTTTGTGCCACTGCGTCATCAATATCGACCACAATCTCCAACACCCCTCGCACATCGCCCAGTTTCCAGTCATTCTTTGGCGTATCGGCTCTTGAGTTATGACAATTCACACAACCTTGTGCAACCATGATGTCAGGAATAGCAACACGAACCACCTGTTTGCCATTAATCACACCTTCTTCAACAAACTGCTCTTCGGGATTTTTTGTCAAATAATCCCATGCCTTCTTACCAAAGGCATCCAGTTGTCTTTCTTTTCGATTAGGAAAAGGATAGCCACTATAAAGACGTAGATCGGTGCCATCCTTCTTTAACAAAGTGCTCAGATCGTGAATAAAGGTAGCCGGCAGGGGGATGGTGTTTTTTTCAGTGGCATGATTAAACGATGGCTTTATGGATGAACCTGCCAATACCTTTTTAACCACATTGCGGGTGTAATACCCCCTGATGACCTTGAACTGTTTAACCGTTTGTACAGCAGAGGCAATGGCATTTCCCTGTGCATTATCGGTACCCAGTTTAGGCACCAGAATTGCCAGCAAGACCGATACTACAATCATAAGAACAACAACCGGCATGAGCAATCTAAATCGCACACTTCTATTCTTTAAAAAAACCATTAAATTGACTCTCCAGAACAAATTACAAAATATTAAAAACGTCCAAACTTCGATTCATCAAGCTCGTCCTCATCAGCCGCAACGACTGCCACCATAGAACGGGAAGACTGAGAGGAAGACACCGGTACATGAGCACGTTTTATATCACTCTTCGTAGCCAGGCGAAAGAACCCCACCACCTGCTGTAAATTTGCCGACTGCGTCTGCATCTCCTCAGCGGTTGCTGCAAGTTCTTCAGAGCCCGCTGCATTTTGTTGCGTCACCTTGTCGAGTTGTTGCATGGCACTATTAATCTGCCCGACACCACTGGACTGCTCCTCCGATGCCGCCGTTATCTCCTGTACTAACTCGGCTGTACGGGTAATATCAGGCACCATCTTCTCCAGCAACCCACCCGCCTTTTCTGCCACCTTCACGCTATCACTGGTCAGCGCACCAATTTCTGAAGCGGCGACCTGACTACGTTCTGCCAGTTTCCTCACCTCAGCGGCAACCACAGCAAAGCCCTTGCCATGCTCACCGGCTCGTGCCGCCTCAATGGCTGCATTAAGCGCCAGCATATTGGTCTGGTAGGCAATATCCTCAATAATAGATATCTTCTCCGCAATCTGCGTCATTGCCTGAACAGTTCCTGCAACCGCATCACCTCCTTCGCTTGCTGCCGTTGCCGAGTCACTAGCAATTTTGTCTGTAGCCTGAGCATTTTCACTATTCTGGCTGATGGATGCCCCCATCTGCTCAACCGAAGCACTGGTCTGCTCAACACTAGCAGCCTGTTCACTAGCAGCCTCACTTAATGAACTGGCGGTATCACTAACCTGTGCCGCAGCAGAGGAGATTTGATTCGAGTTACTCTGAATTTGCTCAACGACCCCAATCAATTTCTGCTGCATATCAATCATTGCGGCATAGACACCCACCCGTTTTCCCTCATCAACAGCACTCAAATCTGTAGAGAGATCACCCGCCGCAATAGTCTCAGCAAGCACTTTCACTTCCAGTGGATCCGCACCAAGCTGACGTAACACACTGCGCACAACAATAAACATCAGCAAGCCAACCACTAATAAAATAACTACCAGCGTAATCGTAAACTGCTGGTGTAATTCAATAGACTTTTTGTTGAACAGGGCATTATTAGTCGCCAGGACAGCCTTGATCCTGGACTTTAAATCTACCAGTGTATCTTCCATAGAATGCACCGCTACAGTGAAGCTTTTCTGGATAGCTTTGGCAGCGTTCATATTTTTTGCCAGTTTGTTAAAATCAGAATGATACTTATTCATTAACTCCGTTATGTTATTAGCATCCGCCGATTTCAAGGCATAATTATTTAACATCGTATTAAATTCCGCTTGACGTGTTGCCATTCTTTTCACGTATTTATCAGAACCACGCATTAGATAATCCTTTTCATGGCGACGCATCATCAACATCGACACCATTAAATCATCTTTCTTCAACTTCTTAACCAGGTCTTCAACATCGTGTACTGCCTTCCGCAGTGAACCCCGCAAACCGGACTTGGGATTGAGACCGCTCTCTTTTTTATTATTGACCAGATCAATAAAACCTCTTTGATAGGCCTCTACTTGCTGATACAACTTTTCAATCTCTTCACGCTGTCCATTATCACGAACCAAATCTTCAAGCTCTTTTAATGATTTTTTAATTCCAGCAATTTCTTTTCTATGTTTAGCGACATATTTTTCATCACTGCGCAATATAAAGTCTTTTTCTCTACGCCGCGCCTGTAACATCAAGATAGAAATGCGATCCACTATTTCACCATAATGTACGACACGTTCATAATCCGCTTTCGCCTTATTGGATACCTGCGTTGACTGCCAATAAGTTAAACCGAGAATAATAAAACCAAGAATGACAAACCCTGTTAAACCAGACAGCTTTTGCTTAAGTGTTAAATGATTGAACCAGCCGTTCATGCTATACCCCTTCCTATGTCCATAAAGTTTTAAATAACTCTCCTCTGATTAATCAAAGGTTCCCTAAATACTATATTTTTGAGATTTCATCAATCGACAAAATATTCGCGACATCCAGTAGCACCAGCAATTGATCATTGACTTTACCCATGCCACTAATAAAATCCGTGCGAATTTTGGTACCAAAAGAGGGTGCGGGTTCTATCTCACTTAACAGGATATCGAGCACCTCGTTGACCACATCAACGGTAATACCGACCTCCAGTTTTTGTTCTTCATAGCGAACTTCCAGAATGACAATACTGCTACGCTTGGTTCTCTCTGACGGCTGTTCTGCAAAACGTAAGGCAAGATCAATCACTGGCACAACGCTGCCGCGCAGGTTGATTACACCGGCAATAAAACCCGGCATCATCGGAACCCGAGTAATTTTCCCATAATCAATAATCTCTTTGATATGAAGTATGTTGATACCATAGACATCTGTATTCAATACAAAGGTCAGAAACTGAGTAACACTATCACCCGCAATATCATGCCCTACAGAGTGTAGGGCTGTCTGTGTTTGCATTATCATACCCTGCGCCTAAAAACGTTCAAATTTCGACTCATCAATAGAACTCCCGTCAGCCATGGCGACTGCCGTCACTGAAGCAGAAGATTCAGATACCTCGGAGGAAGAGACTGCGGCACGAACACCCTTTGACACGCCATCCATTGCCAGACGGAAAAAGCCAACCACCTGCTGTAGATTCGCTGATTGTGCCTGCATCTCCTCAGCCGTGGCGGCCAGTTGCTCGGAACCCGCTGCATTCTGCTGGGTAACTTTGTCAAGCTGTTGCATGGCACTATTAATCTGCCCGACACCACTGGACTGCTCCTCCGATGCCGCCGTTATCTCCTGCACTAACTCGGCTGTGCGAGTAATATCAGGCACCATCTTGTCCAGCAAGGTACCCGCCTTTTCTGCCACCTTCACGCTATCACCGGTCAGTGTACTGATCTCTGAAGCGGCAACCTGACTACGTTCCGCCAGTTTCCTCACCTCAGCGGCAACCACGGCAAAGCCCTTGCCATGTTCACCGGCTCGTGCCGCCTCAATCGCTGCATTAAGCGCCAGCATATTGGTCTGGTAGGCAATATCCTCGATAATAGATATCTTCTCAGCGATCTGTGTCATTGCCCGAACAGTCCCGGCAACCGCCTCACCTCCTTCAGTTGCTGCCGTTGCCGAGTCACTGGCAATCTTGTCTGTGGTCTGAGCATTTTCACTATTTTGACTAATGGATGCCCCCATCTGCTCAACCGAGGCACTGGTCTGTTCAACACTGGCGGCTTGCTCACTGGCGGCCTCACTCAATGAACTAGCGGTATCACTGACCTGTGCCGCAGCAGAGGAGATCTGATTCGAGTTACCCTGAATCTGCTCAACCACCTCGATCAATTTCTGCTGCATATTAATCATCGATGCATAGACACCCACCCGTTTTTTATCCTCGACATTACTCAAATCTGTAGAGAGATCACCCGCCGCAATAGCCTCGGCAAGCTCCCGAACCTCTACCGGATCTGCGCCCAACTGCTTCATTAAATTACGCACCAGATAAATTGAAATACCCACACTCAACAAGGCCGCAATAAGAGTAAATAAAACCTGCGAAAACTTAACGGAGTCACTGGTTTCAAGCAATTGATCACTATCACCCTGCATCAGTGCTTCCTGCGATGTCTTCATTGTCTTTAAATACGACAGAATGTTACTGGCCCTGGGAGCCGCCTTGGTACCCAGCCAGTAATTTGCCTTATTCCAATCTTTGCCCTCTCTTAAGCGAAACATATCCGCTGGCAGACTAGAAAAAGCCTCTCTTGATACCAGTAGTGTCTGCCATTGCTTAAGCTGACTAGCAGTTAACAGATTCTGTTCCTTACTAATCTTGGCAACACTGTTGGTATTCACTTCCCATTTAGCTAAAAATTTATCACGAAACCCACTATCCCCGGAGAGCAGAAAGGCTCGGATATTGGCCAGACCCAAGGCAAATGAACCGCGTGTATCCGCCAGATCCTTGAGCAGTTTTTTACGCGCCGGGGTCGCTGCAAGCGTTGCCTCCTCATTAATAATGGCAGTAATACTCTTCAATATTTTCCCAGCCACTGGTGCTGCCTGGGTAAGCAACATGTGAATGGAGGGGATATTCTCAGAGCGCTGAGCAATACCTTCTATCTCTGACTGCGCCTTACGGAATGCCGATAACTCCTGCTTTATTCCCTGCAACGCCTCAACATTCGATGGATCTGTCCAGTTTTTTGAATAGGTGGTGAAGGTGGCAAGTGATGTATCTATCTCCTGCCATGCCTGTTTTCTTTTTGAGGCAAATAAATCAGCCTTTTTGGGATCACTGCCTAATATCATATAGCCACGCAATGCCGCTAAAGAGGAATTAATACCATTAAGCATATCCCGTCCTGCCAGCAGGGTAGGATAGCGTATATCGGTCAGTCGACTTTGAACGTCACCCAACTCATTAATTTTTAAACGCCCGGCAAAGGTATTAATAACCATCAAAACAATAATGATTGCGAAACCCGAACCTATTTTCATGCCTACCGTTAATTTCATGCCCATCCCTCACTATAACAACTTAAATTGACGTTAATATCGATCACCCTTCTTCTCTTTGCATACTGCCCACCATTGAAAGCTCATCAATCGATAGAATATTTTCAATATCCAGTAAGATAAGAAAATGCCCATCGACCTTTGCCATACCACTAATAAAATTTGTTTGAATCTGGTTCCCGAGTGCTGGTGGTGGCTCAATCTCACTAGGATGAATATCCAGCACCTCATTAACCATATCAACGGTGACACCAATCTCAATCATCAGGTCATCATTCTTCACCTCAAGTATGATGATACTGGTACGCTTGGTATGTTCTGTCACCGCACCTGAAAAACGCTGACTCAGGTCAATAACCGGCACCACACTACCCCGCAGATTAATAACCCCAGAGATAAAATCAGGGGTCATTGGCACCTCGGTGAGATCACCGTACTCGATAATCTCCTTGATATTGAGTATATCCAGACCATAGGCCTTACTACTGAGCATAAAGGTAAGATATTGCTCAGCCTCATCCGATTGCGTATCAACACTATTGACGCTATTGACTGCCTGTTGCATCGTACTCTCCCTCTGTTACCTGCACAGCCAGCAAAAAAACCGACTGACCTTATAAAAAACATTCATCATTGCTTCATCATTCCCGCGCAAGCGGGAATGATGAATATTTTTGGCTCAATGTATCGCCTTGGCAACACCTGATTGCTTCTGCCCAGAGCTAACAACTCGATTGACCATCTCCGGGATATCAATAATCATTGCCACCTCGCCACTACCAAGAATAGTCGCGCCGCTGATTCCTTTTAGATGCTGAAAGACCTTACCCAGGGGTTTAATAACCGTTTGATGTTCACCCAACAACTCATCCACAACAAAGCCCGCCTTTTTGCCCGCAAACTGCACCACGACAATATTGTCACGATGTTTCTCATCAATCACACGATTCGAACCAAACAGTTCACTCAGGTGCATAAAGGGCAGGATCTCGCCACGTAAATTGACATAGTTGGCTTGTTCATCCCCGCCGCGTAACGACTCATTGAGTTCAATACACTCATCAACCATATCCAATGGCACAATATACTGGGCATCACCCACGCGAACCTGAAAGCCATCAATAATAGCCAGCGTCAGAGGCAATCGAATAGAGATCGTTGTGCCTTTACCCTCTTCACTCTCAATCTCAATATGTCCCCGCAGAGACTCAATATTTCTGCGCACCACATCCATGCCAACACCACGCCCGGAAAGGTTACTCACCTGATCAGCGGTTGAAAATCCTGCTTCAAAGATCAGTCGAAAAACTTCCTGATCACTGAGTTGCTGATTTTCTTGAATCAGGCCTTTTTCCAACGCCTTACTGATAATTTTGTCTTTAGCCAGACCACCGCCATCATCCTTGATCTGTATGACAATACTGCCCGAATCATGGAAGGCATCCAGACTCACTGTCCCTTTAACCGGTTTCCCTGTCCCAACCCTCTGTTCAGGGGATTCGATACCATGATCAATCGCATTTCGCACCAGGTGCATCAGGGGATCACCAATCTTCTCAATCAATGTCTTGTCGAGTTCGGTCTCAGCCCCATTGATCTTGAGATCAATATCCTTGCCGGTATCACGACTAACCTCACGCACGACGCGTTTATAACGATTAAAGGTCTCACCAATCTGC
This is a stretch of genomic DNA from Gammaproteobacteria bacterium. It encodes these proteins:
- a CDS encoding methyl-accepting chemotaxis protein produces the protein MVSMLMMRRHEKDYLMRGSDKYVKRMATRQAEFNTMLNNYALKSADANNITELMNKYHSDFNKLAKNMNAAKAIQKSFTVAVHSMEDTLVDLKSRIKAVLATNNALFNKKSIELHQQFTITLVVILLVVGLLMFIVVRSVLRQLGADPLEVKVLAETIAAGDLSTDLSAVDEGKRVGVYAAMIDMQQKLIGVVEQIQSNSNQISSAAAQVSDTASSLSEAASEQAASVEQTSASVEQMGASISQNSENAQATDKIASDSATAASEGGDAVAGTVQAMTQIAEKISIIEDIAYQTNMLALNAAIEAARAGEHGKGFAVVAAEVRKLAERSQVAASEIGALTSDSVKVAEKAGGLLEKMVPDITRTAELVQEITAASEEQSSGVGQINSAMQQLDKVTQQNAAGSEELAATAEEMQTQSANLQQVVGFFRLATKSDIKRAHVPVSSSQSSRSMVAVVAADEDELDESKFGRF
- a CDS encoding MBL fold metallo-hydrolase; this encodes MKKLHYIFEEGDHRWAVIARDPERQNYLIDTNEYLVMNGDEMLLTDPGGKDISFGKGHLEFVPAHYLHSSGNFHLYDPGAKMLFSGDIGAALLPPTMDDLYVVDFDEHIKHAELFHKRWMGSNKAKNDWCQRVSDKRIDMLCPQHGAIYRGANVERFINWFAELKVGVLGN
- a CDS encoding chemotaxis protein CheD — its product is MRFITPIKEKEISKEGVSRFINPGGFFFGDGDCQIHTILGSCIAITLWHPVLQIGGMCHFVLPGRRNLVGVSREDSKLNGRYSDAAMALFEREAIRRGTHLTDYQAKIFGGSNMLTNSRLKDDELIGTRNAEAAMNHLSERSISLLVAHVGETGHRRIAFDVGTGDVWVKHEPLQKFIETNK
- a CDS encoding protein-glutamate O-methyltransferase CheR; the encoded protein is MLQFKITDSEFNSFRTFIYDHAGINLSDEKKTLVTSRLSKRLRHHSLTTFQEYFDLVIASPEGGERQTAIDLLTTNETYFFREPKHFEFLEKEVLANWQGRKTFRVWSAASSTGEEAYSIAMLLDDRLGRRPWEIFGSDISSRVLEKAQQGHYLQNRIDGIPKEYLRTYCLKGMGEQEGTLLIDKKLRQRVSFSAVNLKRPLGDVGIFDIIFLRNVLIYFDMDTKRLIIKQLVEKMHPDGYLFIGHSESLKGIHDGLETVIPTVYRKIRSA
- a CDS encoding chemotaxis protein CheW — protein: MQQAVNSVNSVDTQSDEAEQYLTFMLSSKAYGLDILNIKEIIEYGDLTEVPMTPDFISGVINLRGSVVPVIDLSQRFSGAVTEHTKRTSIIILEVKNDDLMIEIGVTVDMVNEVLDIHPSEIEPPPALGNQIQTNFISGMAKVDGHFLILLDIENILSIDELSMVGSMQREEG
- a CDS encoding chemotaxis response regulator protein-glutamate methylesterase, translating into MGIQVFIVDDSAVVRKVLTELLENVAGIEVIGSAQDPIFAQPKMEKNWPDVIILDVEMPRMDGITFLKKIMAERPTPVVMCSTLTEEGSKTSLQALSIGAIDVVAKPKANLKTKLPEASQELVSAIRVAAKANMSGIKAKKIAPVLKVSTKLTADVMLSKSASRNAQKTGPMIAIGASTGGTQALELVLTALPANTLPILVVQHMPEKFTNTFANRLNELCKVEVKEAEDNDPLLPGRVLIAPGGKHMMLQATQFGATVQVKDGPLVSRHKPSVDVLFRSVSKYAGANALGIIMTGMGDDGARGLKEMHDVGAKTIAQNEATCVVYGMPQEAVKRGAVDYELALNKIPEMIVAHK
- a CDS encoding methyl-accepting chemotaxis protein gives rise to the protein MLLTQAAPVAGKILKSITAIINEEATLAATPARKKLLKDLADTRGSFALGLANIRAFLLSGDSGFRDKFLAKWEVNTNSVAKISKEQNLLTASQLKQWQTLLVSREAFSSLPADMFRLREGKDWNKANYWLGTKAAPRASNILSYLKTMKTSQEALMQGDSDQLLETSDSVKFSQVLFTLIAALLSVGISIYLVRNLMKQLGADPVEVRELAEAIAAGDLSTDLSNVEDKKRVGVYASMINMQQKLIEVVEQIQGNSNQISSAAAQVSDTASSLSEAASEQAASVEQTSASVEQMGASISQNSENAQTTDKIASDSATAATEGGEAVAGTVRAMTQIAEKISIIEDIAYQTNMLALNAAIEAARAGEHGKGFAVVAAEVRKLAERSQVAASEISTLTGDSVKVAEKAGTLLDKMVPDITRTAELVQEITAASEEQSSGVGQINSAMQQLDKVTQQNAAGSEQLAATAEEMQAQSANLQQVVGFFRLAMDGVSKGVRAAVSSSEVSESSASVTAVAMADGSSIDESKFERF
- a CDS encoding prolipoprotein diacylglyceryl transferase, encoding MLTYPDIDPVALSLGPLKIHWYGLMYLTGFLGAWWLGRLRAAKPGSGWKAEEIGDVLFYGALGVILGGRIGYVLFYGFDSFLDNPLILLKIWQGGMSFHGGMLGVFIAMWLYGRHTGRSFYTVTDVIAPWVPIGLGAGRMGNFINGELWGRPTDLPWGMVFPYVDAQPRHPSMLYEMLLEGFVLFLILWIFSMKPRPRMAVSGMFMLFYGLFRFMVELVREPDAHMGFIWFDWVTMGHILSAPMILFGLFLLALAYSKRGRASV
- a CDS encoding purine-binding chemotaxis protein CheW yields the protein MIMQTQTALHSVGHDIAGDSVTQFLTFVLNTDVYGINILHIKEIIDYGKITRVPMMPGFIAGVINLRGSVVPVIDLALRFAEQPSERTKRSSIVILEVRYEEQKLEVGITVDVVNEVLDILLSEIEPAPSFGTKIRTDFISGMGKVNDQLLVLLDVANILSIDEISKI